A stretch of the Erwinia sp. SLM-02 genome encodes the following:
- the pepA gene encoding leucyl aminopeptidase, with amino-acid sequence MEFSVKSGSPEKQRSACIVVGVFEPRRLSPIAEQLDKISDGYISALLRRGELEGKVGQTLLLHHVPNILSERILLIGCGKERELDERQYKQVIQKTINTLNDTGSMEAVCFLTELHVKGRNTYWKVRQAVETSKETLYSFDQLKSNKVEPRRPLRKLVFNVPTRRELTSGERAIQHGLAVAAGVKAAKDLGNMPPNICNAAYLASQARQLADAYSKNITTRVIGEQQMKELGMNAYLAVGAGSQNESLMSVIEYKGNPDAEARPIVLVGKGVTFDTGGISLKPGEAMDEMKYDMCGAASVYGVMRMVAELNLPLNVVGVLAGCENMPGGRAYRPGDVLTTMSGQTVEVLNTDAEGRLVLCDALTYVERFEPEVVIDVATLTGACVIALGHHISGLLSNHNPLAHELIGASEQAGDRAWRLPMADEYQEQLDSNFADMANIGGRPGGAITAACFLARFARKYNWAHLDVAGTAWRSGKAKGATGRPVALLSQFLLNRAGLNGDD; translated from the coding sequence ATGGAGTTCAGTGTAAAAAGCGGTAGCCCGGAAAAACAGCGCAGTGCCTGTATTGTGGTGGGCGTATTCGAACCGCGCCGGCTGTCACCGATTGCTGAACAGCTGGATAAAATCAGCGATGGCTACATCAGCGCCCTGTTGCGCCGTGGTGAACTGGAAGGGAAAGTGGGGCAGACGTTGCTGCTGCACCATGTGCCAAACATTCTCTCTGAGCGTATTTTGCTGATTGGCTGCGGCAAAGAGCGAGAGCTGGACGAGCGCCAGTACAAGCAGGTCATTCAGAAAACCATCAATACCCTGAACGACACCGGTTCGATGGAAGCCGTTTGCTTCCTCACCGAGCTGCACGTTAAAGGACGTAACACCTACTGGAAAGTACGCCAGGCGGTTGAAACCTCGAAAGAGACGCTTTACAGCTTCGATCAGCTGAAAAGCAACAAGGTTGAGCCACGCCGCCCGCTGCGCAAGCTGGTGTTCAATGTGCCAACCCGCCGCGAGCTGACCAGCGGTGAACGCGCTATCCAGCACGGTCTGGCGGTTGCCGCCGGCGTGAAGGCAGCGAAAGACCTCGGCAATATGCCACCGAATATCTGTAATGCCGCCTACCTGGCTTCACAGGCGCGTCAGCTGGCCGACGCCTACAGCAAAAACATCACCACCCGCGTCATCGGCGAACAGCAGATGAAAGAGCTGGGGATGAACGCCTATCTTGCCGTCGGTGCCGGTTCGCAGAATGAATCCCTGATGTCGGTGATTGAGTACAAAGGCAACCCGGATGCGGAAGCGCGCCCGATTGTGCTGGTCGGTAAAGGCGTCACCTTCGATACCGGCGGCATCTCGCTGAAGCCGGGCGAAGCGATGGACGAAATGAAGTACGATATGTGCGGCGCGGCGTCGGTGTACGGCGTGATGCGCATGGTCGCCGAACTGAATCTGCCGCTGAACGTGGTGGGCGTGCTGGCGGGCTGTGAAAACATGCCCGGTGGCCGCGCCTATCGTCCGGGCGACGTGCTGACCACCATGTCCGGCCAGACGGTAGAAGTGCTGAATACCGATGCCGAAGGCCGCCTGGTGCTGTGCGACGCGCTGACCTACGTTGAGCGCTTTGAGCCGGAAGTGGTGATTGACGTGGCCACGCTGACCGGGGCCTGCGTGATCGCGCTGGGCCACCATATCAGCGGCCTGCTGTCGAACCACAACCCGCTGGCGCACGAGCTGATCGGCGCGTCTGAACAGGCCGGTGACCGCGCGTGGCGTCTGCCGATGGCCGACGAGTATCAGGAGCAGCTGGACTCCAACTTTGCCGATATGGCAAACATTGGTGGCCGTCCCGGCGGAGCGATTACCGCCGCCTGCTTCCT